The following are encoded together in the Bos indicus isolate NIAB-ARS_2022 breed Sahiwal x Tharparkar chromosome 27, NIAB-ARS_B.indTharparkar_mat_pri_1.0, whole genome shotgun sequence genome:
- the ING2 gene encoding inhibitor of growth protein 2, with translation MLGQQQQQQQQQLYSSAALLTGERSRLLTCYVQDYLECVESLPHDMQRNVSVLRELDNKYQETLKEIDDVYEKYKKEDDSNQKKRLQQHLQRALINSQELGDEKIQIVTQMLELVENRARQMELHSQCFQDPAESERAADKAKMDSSQPERSSRRPRRQRTSESRDLCHMTNGIEDCDDQPPKEKKSKSAKKKKRSKAKQEREASPVEFAIDPNEPTYCLCNQVSYGEMIGCDNEQCPIEWFHFSCVSLTYKPKGKWYCPKCRGDNEKTMDKSTEKTKKERRSR, from the exons ATGttagggcagcagcagcagcagcagcagcagcaactctactCGTCGGCCGCGCTCCTGACCGGCGAGCGGAGCCGGCTCCTCACCTGCTACGTGCAGGACTACCTCGAGTGTGTGGAGTCGCTGCCCCACGACATGCAGAGGAACGTGTCCGTGCTGCGGGAGCTGGACAACAAATATCAAG aaacatTAAAGGAAATTGATGATGTctatgaaaaatataagaaagaagatGATTCAAACCAGAAAAAACGCCTCCAGCAGCATCTCCAGAGGGCATTAATCAATAGTCAAGAACTGGGAgatgaaaaaattcaaattgtCACACAGATGCTCGAATTGGTGGAAAACCGGGCAAGGCAAATGGAGCTCCACTCCCAGTGTTTTCAAGATCCAGCCGAAAGTGAGCGAGCTGCGGATAAAGCGAAGATGGACTCCAGCCAACCAGAACGGTCTTCCAGAAGGCCCCGCCGGCAGCGGACCAGTGAAAGCCGCGACCTGTGCCACATGACGAACGGGATCGAGGACTGTGACGATCAGccccccaaagaaaagaaatccaagtccgccaagaaaaagaaacgctcCAAGGCCAAGCAGGAAAGAGAAGCTTCCCCCGTCGAGTTTGCAATAGATCCCAACGAACCTACATACTGTTTATGTAACCAAGTGTCTTACGGGGAAATGATCGGATGTGACAATGAACAGTGTCCAATCGAATGGTTTCACTTTTCGTGTGTTTCACTTACCTATAAACCAAAGGGGAAATGGTATTGCCCAAAGTGCAGGGGAGataatgagaaaacaatggaCAAAAGtactgaaaagacaaaaaaggaaagaagatcgAGGTAG